Proteins encoded by one window of Salvia splendens isolate huo1 chromosome 7, SspV2, whole genome shotgun sequence:
- the LOC121742542 gene encoding 60S ribosomal protein L10a translates to MSKLQSEVLRETITQIVTDAKEKKRNFTETVELQIGLKNYDPQKDKRFSGSVRLPHIPRPKMKICMLGDAQHVEEAEKIGLESMDVEALKKLNKNKKLVKKLAKRYHAFLASEAVIKQIPRLLGPGLNKAGKFPTLVTHQESLESKVNETKATIKFQLKKVLCMGVAVGNLDMEEKQLFQNIQMSVNFLVSLLKKNWQNVRCLYLKSTMGKPQRIF, encoded by the exons ATGAG TAAGCTTCAGAGTGAAGTCTTGAGAGAAACTATCACTCAGATAGTAACCGATGCCAAGGAGAAAAAGAGAAATTTCACTGAGACAGTTGAGCTACAAATTGGTCTGAAAAACTATGACCCGCAAAAGGATAAGCGTTTCAGTGGTTCTGTTAGGTTGCCACATATTCCCCGTCCTAAAATGAAGATTTGCATGCTTGGTGATGCTCAGCATGTGGAAGAG GCTGAAAAAATTGGTCTGGAGTCCATGGATGTGGAGGCTCTCAAAAAGTTgaacaaaaacaagaaattgGTGAAGAAGCTTGCCAAGAGGTATCATGCTTTCTTAGCCTCCGAGGCTGTTATCAAGCAGATTCCTCGTCTTTTGGGACCTGGTCTAAACAAAGCAG GCAAGTTCCCTACACTCGTGACCCACCAAGAGTCTCTTGAGTCCAAGGTGAATGAGACTAAGGCAACTATCAAGTTCCAATTGAAAAAGGTGCTCTGCATGGGAGTAGCTGTTGGGAACTTGGACATGGAAGAAAAACAACTATTTCAGAACATTCAAATGAGTGTCAACTTTCTGGTCTCTCTTCTCAAAAAGAACTGGCAAAAT GTGAGGTGTTTGTACCTGAAGAGTACCATGGGCAAGCCGCAACGCATCTTTTGA